From Pirellulales bacterium, one genomic window encodes:
- a CDS encoding PDZ domain-containing protein, with product MKNIRLFCGAIVLMIVLPAFTAIFAHAQPMRPPEISAPDAKQIGAEPGYLGMVADDRQESGQGIRVKDVDPDSPAAKGGLQADDLITAINGQQAHSLEDMKNILGAQAAGTPVNFQVQRQGATQNVNVTLGRRPPPDQRRFQSFGRIPDAPVGQEGQPMGGQPPGASASNSGQSWPAGGMSGSRLGLGASGPPPLLGIRTLPVTQQDQLRLGLSSTAGAHVMSRTLGSPAEKANIPLDAVIMAVNGAPVGTPNDLTALLARAGAGSEVELTYMYNGKPVSTKVTLASGSVGTEMNGWQQQGQSPLPQPPMPMLGQQRQYGSQSGSVDIGHQGNVPPRSSDTQQQSFDGQQRPGDAQRIEALERRVQELEQKVQELQQRLQQQENGPPRGT from the coding sequence ATGAAAAACATTCGCTTATTTTGCGGTGCGATCGTTCTGATGATCGTCTTGCCGGCCTTCACGGCGATTTTTGCTCACGCGCAACCGATGCGGCCGCCGGAAATTTCCGCACCCGACGCCAAACAAATCGGCGCCGAGCCGGGTTACTTGGGCATGGTAGCCGATGATCGCCAGGAAAGCGGCCAGGGAATTCGCGTGAAAGATGTCGATCCTGACAGCCCGGCCGCCAAAGGGGGTTTGCAGGCTGACGATTTAATCACCGCGATCAATGGACAACAAGCACATTCGCTGGAAGATATGAAAAACATTCTCGGGGCACAAGCTGCCGGCACGCCGGTGAATTTTCAAGTGCAGCGACAGGGCGCCACGCAGAATGTCAATGTCACGCTGGGACGCCGCCCGCCGCCGGATCAGCGGCGCTTTCAAAGCTTCGGTCGCATTCCCGATGCTCCGGTCGGACAAGAGGGACAACCTATGGGCGGCCAACCGCCGGGCGCCTCTGCCTCAAACTCGGGACAATCGTGGCCAGCCGGCGGAATGAGTGGTTCGCGGCTGGGTTTGGGCGCATCGGGGCCGCCGCCATTGCTGGGAATTCGTACGCTGCCGGTAACGCAACAGGATCAACTGCGTTTGGGTTTATCTTCGACGGCAGGAGCGCACGTAATGTCGCGCACGCTGGGCTCGCCCGCCGAAAAAGCGAATATTCCGTTGGATGCTGTCATTATGGCGGTGAACGGCGCGCCGGTGGGCACGCCGAACGATCTCACCGCGCTTTTGGCACGCGCCGGAGCTGGAAGCGAAGTGGAACTTACCTATATGTACAACGGCAAGCCGGTGAGCACAAAAGTTACACTGGCCTCCGGTTCTGTGGGAACAGAAATGAATGGCTGGCAGCAGCAGGGGCAATCGCCATTGCCGCAACCGCCGATGCCCATGTTGGGCCAGCAGCGGCAATACGGTAGCCAATCTGGCTCAGTTGATATCGGCCACCAAGGCAATGTGCCACCCCGATCTAGCGACACGCAGCAGCAATCGTTTGACGGGCAGCAACGGCCAGGCGATGCGCAACGGATTGAAGCATTGGAGCGCCGCGTGCAAGAGCTGGAGCAGAAAGTACAGGAACTGCAACAGCGCTTGCAGCAACAAGAAAACGGCCCACCGCGCGGAACATAG